From the Mahella australiensis 50-1 BON genome, the window TCCGCAGTTGGATTTTGGCGGTAGGACCATACGCTATACTGCCTGGTGGGATCTTACACCACAGCCCGGTTCTTCTGCAAGTGCTGACAGGCAGATAGCTCGCAGAAATGAGCTGGAGAAGAAATACAATTGTAAGGTAGAGTATGTGAATATACCGTGGGACCAGTATCTGCAGAAGTTTATAACGGCGGCTATGGCGGGCGATTCTATAGGGGATCTGGTTACGCTGGACAGCCGGTGGTTTTACCCGACTGCTGTAGCTAACGGTTACCTTTATGATCTCAATGAATTTGCGGATAAAGGCATCTTTGATTTTACTGAAGAAAAATGGAATAAAGATTTTCTCAAATGGGGTACTTTTGATGGTAAGTTGTATGGTTACGCTATAGGTAGGACGTTCCCCCGAAGCGTATTATTCTGGAATAAATCGTTGTTTGAAAGGGAAGGTTTGCCTAACCTCTATGATCTATTTTTCAACCATCAATGGACATGGGATAAGATGCTGGAGATTGCTAAAAAAGCCACAAAAGATAAAGATGGTGACGGTAAAATAGATCAATGGGGACTATCCGGTATAGATCTGGGGTTTGGCTTCGTGTTCTCAAATAATGCTGAAAGCGTGGACGTATCAGACCCTATTCATCCGAAGTTTGTGCTTAATTCGCCCAATGCATTGGAAGGACTGCAGGCATGGCAAGATTTCATTCAGAAGCATAAAGTGGTGGAGCTAAATCCTGAAGGTGCGGCATGGGATTATCCTAGACAGAGCTTTTCAAATGGCAATGTAGCTATGCTTTATACTCAATGGTGGATGGTGGATGATATAAAAAAGAATATGAAGGATCAATATGGCATAATCATGTTCCCTATGGGCCCCAAAGCTGATGAATACGTATCCCAATATTCCGGTTTTACCATTGATACCATACCATCGACGGTGAAAAATGCCGATCAAGTGGCCATATTCCAGAATGAAATGACCGAGCCTTATCCCGACGAAGATCCGGAAGAATGGAAAGATTACTACACTGAAAGGGTCTATGACGAACAATCTGTACAGGTCATAGAAATGCTGCAGGATAAAGGATTAAGCAAGGTCGATTGGTTCGGCTCATTCGATGACGTTGTGCAGATGTCCTATACTTTCATGTCAGAGATACAAAACGGCAGTAAAACGCCTCAGGTAGCTATAAGCGAGGTGGCGCAGCAAGCGCAGACGCTGCTGGACAATGCGCTTAAAAAGAAGCCCGAGGACCTTATCAAGACTGACGAAGCGGGACAATGAGGCGGTAGAGATCTTATGCTAATATCGGCGTAAGATCTCGTCCCATATGGAGAAGTAAAATATGAAAAAGAGTATAATCTTATATATAATCGTTTTATCGCTTATTTTTATGACGGCCTGTAACGATGGTAATACAGAAAGGAGTGTATTCGGCATGAGGAGAGGCATAAATATAGGAAATGCCCTTGAGGCCCCTAATGAAGGAGAATGGGGTGTCACTGTAAAGGATGAATATTTTAAAATAATAAAGGACGCTGGATTTGATACGGTGAGAATACCTATAAAATGGTCAGCGCATGCTATGGCTGATCCACCATATACTATAGATAAGGCCTTCTTCGATAGGATAGACCATCTAGTAAATCAATCGCTTGAGCAAAAGCTCTGTACTATAATAAATATACATCATTTCGACGAGCTGGTTAAGGATCCGGAAGCCCAGAAAGAGCGGTTTTTAAGCATTTGGCAGCAGATAGCCGAGCATTATAAGAATTATCCGGATAAGCTTTATTTCGAAATTTTAAATGAGCCCAACGGAGCATTGGACCAATACTGGAACGATTACCTTGCAGAAGCGGTAGAGGTGATAAGAAAGAGCAACCCTGACAGGATACTGATAGCAGGGCCGGGGAATTGGAATGGTATATCAGCGTTGGAAAATTTCGAGATTCCAGAAGATGATAAAAATATTATAGTTACATTCCATTATTATAATCCATTTTGGTTTACACACCAGGGGGCAGAGTGGGTCAATCCATCCCCGCCTGTCGGCAAAGAATGGGAAGGAACCGATGACCAAAAGCAATTTATAGAGGATGAGATACTTAAGGCTGTCGACTGGGCAAAAGAGCATAACAGGCAGCTTTTCATGGGCGAGTTTGGAGCATACAGTAAAGCGGATATGGAATCGAGGGCAAAGTGGACGTCGTTCGTAGCCCGCACGGCAGAAAAATATGACATAGCATGGGCCTATTGGGAGTTCTGCTCGGGCTTTGGCGCATATGACCCCGTGCTTAACCAGTGGAGGGAACCGCTGCTGCAAGCATTGGTTCCGTCTGAATAATGCATCCTCATCACAGGCCTTCTGAGGCTGACGGCATAGAACAACCAATACCTGGAATGCTGACTGGCGGACCAAACAGCGGAAGACAGGACCATGATGCGGAAAATAAAACACCTGCGGGTATGCCTCCAGCGAAATGCTATATAGATGACGTAGGCGGCTATTCGACGAATGAGATAGCTATATATTGGAATTTGCCTGCGGTTCTGGTAGCCGCATATTTTGATAAGTAGGTGTATGGTATGCGTAAGAAAATTCACGGTACTATTATAGTATATTGCATGTTTTTAACGCTTTTGTTTACTGGATGTGGCAGTGTACCTGTAAAAAGCAATGATCAAGCAAAACCCAATAAGGATGAGGAGGAAACAGATATGATAGAGGAAGTACCGTCATTAAAAGAGGTTTATAAAGACTATTTTTATATAGGCGCCGCTATAAGCGTTGATTCAGTGTCAAAAAGCCCTGATAAAGAGCTTATAGCCAAGCAGTTCAATATAATTACCCCAGAGAATGCTATGAAGTTTGAACCGATACATCCTCAGGATGGCATATATAATTTTGAACCGGCTGATAAAATCGTTGAATTTGCCCAGCGGAACGACATGAAGGTGATAGGCCATACGCTCATATGGCATAATCAGACGCCAGACTGGGTGTTTAAAGATGCGGATGGTAACCAGGTCGATCGCGATGTGCTCTTAAAGAGAATGGAAGAACATATAAAAGCAGTAGTGGGGCATTATAAAGGCAAAGTATATGGCTGGGATGTGGTGAATGAAGCTATAGAAGATACTGCCCCGTATGGTTTGAGAGATAGCATGTGGAAAAAGATTATAGGCGACGATTATATAGAATGGGCTTTCAAGTTTGCTCATGAGGCTGATCCGGATGCCGAGCTGTACTATAACGATTATAATACCGAGACGCCAGGTAAAAGAGAGGCGATATATAATCTTGTTAAAAGTCTTAAAGGAAAAGGTATCCGCATAGATGCCGTCGGTATGCAGTCCCATATAAATATATATTATCCCTCTGTGCAAGAAATAGAGGAATCCATAAAAAAATTCTCTTCGCTGGGCGTAAAGGTAAATATAAGTGAACTCGATATGGATCTATATAAATGGGATGAAAAAGAAGACAGGTATAAAGACGGCGTCCCTGACGATATATTGAAACTACAGGCCGATAGATATGGAGAGATATTCGCTTTGTATAGGAACTATAAGGATGTTATAGGACGGGTGACATTCTGGGGTTACTATGATGGTGGTTCATGGCTGAACGATTTCCCGATAAAAGGCAGGACCAATTATCCGTTACTTTTCGATAGAGAATTTAAGCCCAAGCCGGCTTTTTGGAATGTGGCGAAATTCGCGCAATAGGGTTCTGTATTTTCAAAGAAGAAACAGATATATGAAAGAACTAACGCAAGGACCGAAACTTCGAGAAATTGCTGATAATGTAAAGGCATCAGAGTGTCAGCTATTTATGGGGTTCAAAGGAATCCATGTTTATTCGTCAGGCGTGGGCCATGAAGAAAAGATATGATACTGCAAAAGCGTTAGGCAATATAGAGGAGCAGAAATAAAAGAAGTTGCATAAAAGGGGAGAAACCGGAGTGGGAGCCTCCTCCGGTCTCCCTGCGTAGAACAAAGGAATGTGAGAATAAGATCTTAGGAGACATGATAACAATATTCAGATTTGGGGTGTAATATAGTGAGGCAACTAAAAGAGATATTTTCTAATATAAAATATATTGCCTTAATAGCAAGCAAATATGAAAGACTATATTTGCCTTTGCTAATTGCCGTGAGTTTGATTCAAGGAACACTGCCTTTTGCAAATATTATAATACCCAAATATATCATAAATGAACTGACTGGCTCAAAAAGAGTAGATCACTTGCTGCTTCTTGTGCTTATATTGGTGGGCATAAATCTTATATTAAGGATAACAAACGAATATATATCCACAATATATATACAAGTTGCCGACGATCACTTGCAGAACAGGGTAGGTATGCTTATGGGATATAAAATCATGGACATAGATTACAATTATCTGGAAAATCCCGAAATTTATGATATGAAAGAAAAGGCTAACCGCATAAATAACGGTGTTATAAAGGACATTGTTGCAGCAGCTTCATCTATACTTTCCAACGTGATCACTTTAGTCGGCATAATATATATAATGGCTAAATTAAATCCTCTTATTATGCTCCTTATACTAGGTACTGTGACTATTTCGGCCAGGTCGAATATGAAAACCCAAAAACTTTTTTATACGATACAGAATCTTTTAATTCCCATCAATAGGAGGCTTAGTTACCTATTCCGTATGATAAATGATTTCACTTATGGGAAAGACATAAGGCTGTTTAACTTGGCAGGATGGTTAACGAAAAAATGTGAATACTATTGGCATAAGACAGTATTAGAAATGAAGCCGAGGATGGTCAAGGTTGCTCATACGAACTCTATAGCAATAATAGTGAGATTTATACAGGAAGGTATCGTATACATATACCTTGGACTCAGAGTAATATGGGCAAATATGACACTGGGCGACTTCGTTATGTACCAGAATGCCGTCAGGAGTTTTACTGATTCATTGAGTGCGATAGCATCGGCATTTGTGGCCATATACCAGAATAATATGTACGTAAGGGATTACAGGAATTTTATGGCATTGGAAAATAGGATCAATGTCGATAGAGATGATACTGTGCCGTTACCTGATTTAAGCAAACCTTATGAAATAGAATTTAAGGACGTATCTTTTAAGTATCCTGGTCAAAATTCATATGCTCTCAAGAACCTGTCTCTGACGATAAAAAGCGGGCAAAAATTATCGATAGTTGGGCTGAATGGTGCAGGTAAGACTACGCTCGTTAAACTGTTAATACGCTTGTATGATCAATGCGAAGGCGTAGTTTTATTAAATGGCACAGATATAAGGAAGTTCAACTATAACGATTATCTTTCACAATTTACTGTGGTGTTTCAAGATTTTAATATATTTGCTTTCAGCTTAAAAGAGAACATAGCACTTACAGAAAGCGAAAAATGTGATGATGAACGCTTGATAAGCGCTATAGAAAAAAGCGGTCTTGACGAAAAGGTCAGAAGCCTTGAAAAAGGGATGGACTCGCAAATATATAAAATATTCGATGAACATGGGATAGAGCTATCGGGTGGAGAAAAGCAAAAGCTTGCATTGGCACGAGCACTATATAGGAAATCTTCTATTGTGGTATTGGATGAACCAACTAGTGCCTTGGACCCGTTGGCAGAGTATGATTTATATAAGCGCTTTGCTGATTTGACAGAAGGGCGAACCACACTCTACATCTCGCATAGGATGTCAAGCTCCAAGTTCTCTGATGCAGTGGCAGTTATAAAGAATGGCACAATGGTGGAATATGGAACACATGAAGAACTGATGCGCAGAAATGGCGATTATACTACAATGTTTGAAGCGCAGGCCCAATATTATATATGATTATGTAAATATTTAGTTATATTAGATGAAATATGATTTTTTATGATAAAATAATATAATCAAAATAATTCCGAGTTGTTAGGAGTGCATAACGTGAAGGCTGATATCGATTATATAATACCGAACATATCATATATGGTGTACAGAAAGTGTACACCTGAATGGCATCTGGCCACGCGGAGCCTGGATTTTTATAATCTAATGATACTTACTGAAGGCCAGTGCGTGTTTGCGTGGAAAGATGGCTTTGCTAAGCTGACAAAGGGGTATGGTGTGCTTATACCACCCGGTACTATGCATTCCGCTGTTACGGATCCAGATGACCTTATGCACTGTTATGCATTTAACTTCCGTTATCACTGTGCTTGTATAGAAAACGATGAGGTTACCATATATGATTATAAAGATGTACCGCTTCCTTTAGACATGGTTTTTAAAGTAACCAACCTTGATAGAATTGTGAATATATTACGTGAACTGAATGACATGTGGGTTCATCAGAGGCAGGGCTATAAGATCAAGGCGAATGGCTTGTTCAATGTGGTAATTGGTGAACTTATGGGGCAGCATAGACTTAAAGGCATAGCTCCGGCCCACATAAAGCGTATAGAGAATGCTGTGGATTATATAAATGAGCATTATGATACGCCTATAACAATAGCTGATTTAGCGGAATGCGCAGGTCTGAGTCCCACGTACTTTGAAGCTGAATTTAAGCGTATTATGGGCTGTACGCCGATAGAGTACATAAATAATTTGAGAATAGATCGTTCTATAGAATTACTTTTGGCTGGGAACTATACCATTGGTGAAATAGCTGAAAAAGTGGGCTTTAGCGATATATTTTATTTCAGCCGCGTATTTAAAAATAAAAAAGGTGTGAGCCCGACTAATTATATAAAGTCATCATAATATAATACAAAAAGAAGTGGTTTTGTCTATAGAAACATGTTATAAAATGTTGTATTATGGAGCTATAATTGATTATTGGAGGTTGGTATAATGACCAGCAGGGAAATAATAAAACGCGTGCTTGAATTTAAAAATCCTGAAAGGATAGGATATGATTTTTTATCGCCTCATCCCAGCGATATAGTTTGGGGAGGAGTAAGTACGGGAAAGGCCACTAAATGGGGCAAAGATCCTGAAATATTGAAGCTTGTGCCTGGTTTTGAGGGCGAGGTATACATGGATGAGTACGGCAATATATGGGGACGTCTGGAGAGTATTACCAAAGGAGAGGTTATACGCGGTGCTTTAGAGGATGGATGGGAAGGCTTAGATAATTATCAACTGCCCGATTATTCGCCGTTGGAACTCTATCAGCCCGCTAAAAAACGTTTTGAAGAGCAGCCGGATAAATACCGATTAGGAGGATTGCCTGGTTTTCCATTCGCTATAATGCGATACATAAGGCGCATGGAGAACTTCTTGATGGATGTATTATTATATAAAGAAGAAGTACTGCGTTTGAATGATATGGTGGTGAATATGCTGCTAAAAGTCATAGACAACTATGCTGCTATAGGAGCCGACGGAGTGACATTTGCAGAAGATTGGGGTACGCAGGATCGACTTCTTATAAGCCCTAAGACATGGCGCGAATTATTTAAGCCATCTTTTAAAGTTCTTGTGGGCAGGGCGCATACGCATGGTATGCACGTTTTGATGCATTCATGCGGTTATATATACGACATCATACCTGATCTCATAGAAGTCGGCATCGATGCGCTTCAGCTCGACCAACCTGAGTTAATGGGTGTTGAGCGCTTAGGAGAGAATTTCGGCGGCAAGGTTACATTTTGGTCACCTGTGGACATACAAAAAATCATGCAGACCGGTAATGAACAACTGATTAAAGAAGAGGCTAAGAAAATGATATATTACTTCGGCCGATATGGTGGGGGCTTTATAGCTAAAGATTATCCACAATGGGATGCTATAGGTGTCAAAGAAGAATGGGCGCAATGGGCCAGGGACGCCTTTATGAACGGTTGACTTAAGCTAAAGAAAAAATTTTTCGCTAATACTTGACTTTACTTGCCGAAGGTTTATAATAATCATATAAGTGGTTGTAATACAAGTAGACAGCATACAGCATATAAAATATTAAGTAAAGAGGTGGTTGGAAATATGTCAATAGGGGAAAACTTGGAGAAATTATTTTCACTTGAGGGCAAGATAATTCTTTTAACAGGAGCTGCCGGAGGAATTGGCAGTGCATTGGCTAAAGGATTAGCTGATGCCGGTGGCGATATGGTGTTGTGCGATATCGCCGAGGAAAGGTTATCCGAGGTAGAAAATGATATAAAATCGAAGGGCAATAAGGCTAAAAGCTATAAACTGGACTTATTAAGCATGGATTCTATTAAAGATTGCGTGAGAGCTGTTATAAAAGATTATGGCAAGGTCGATGTGCTGATCAATTGTGCAGGCATAAACAAAAGAGAAGGTTTTTTGGATGTGGATGAAGCTACATATGACAGAATTATGAATATTAATCTAAAAGGGCTTTTCTTCCTTACACAAGAAGTTGTAAAACATATGATAAAAGAACACAGCGGAAACATAATAAACATATCTTCGCATAATGCTGTAGGTATGCTGGGAGGATGCAGCGTATACGGTGCCAGTAAAAGCGGAGTGGCCGCTTTGACACGCTCTATGGCCATTGAGTGGGCAAAGCATGGTATTAGGGCTAATGCAATTGCGCCGGGCCATATCCTGACTCCTCTTACCACCGAAACATGGGAGCATCCCGAGCGTAGCAGGTACTTAAAAGAACGGATTGCCATGGAAAGACCAGGCAATCCCGAGGAACTTGTTGGCATAGCCGTAATGCTGGCTTCCGATGCATCCAGCTATATGACCGGTACGATGGTGCATGTGGATGGCGGATGCTTGGCAGGCGGGTCGCCATGGCCATACAATACAAAATATTGATATAAGGATGAAACAGAGGTTTTTATATGGGAATTCAGCCGATAAAAAAGGCAAATGTGAGCGAGCAGGTTTATGAACAATTAAAGAAGCAATTGCTGAACGGCGAATGGAAGCAAGGGGATAAAATTCCTTCGGAAAATGAATTGGCAGAGGCTTTTAACGTCAGCCGTATAACGGTACGTCATGCCATACAAAAGTTAACAGCCTTGGGATTAATAGAAACGAGGGTTGGAGAAGGTTCTTTTGTAAGAGAAGTGAAGCCCGGCGTGTATATGAACGCTATAATCCCATTGGCTTATCTTGGCGAAAATTCAACGCTGGAAGTACTGGAATTCAGATACGTGGTTGAATCCGAATCTGTAGGACTTGCGGCTGAGCGAGCGACGCAAGAGGATATTGCAGAATTAAAGGAAATATTAAAGAATATGGAAGATGTTAAAGAGGATGCCCAACTCTTCGCAGAAGCCGACCTGCGCTTTCATTTTAAAATAGCTCAAATTACAAGGAATTCCCTAATAATTGAAACATATAATATTTTAAACGATATTTTAGAAACAGCTATGAATGATATTGTAAAAAGATTAGGCTTTGAGATAGGCATTTATTATCATACAAAGCTGCTTGAAGCTATAGAGCACCATGATAGCGAGCACGCCAAGAAGATTATGAAAGAGCATGTTAATAAGACTATTGAGAATTATAGGAAAGAGAGACTTGTTGAATGAAAAGGAGGGTTTATTATAATAGGACTTGTATGACAACTATCAACAGTTGACCGCTTAATATTTGTATATCTATTGAAACAGGTAGGTTAGAGAGGAGTTGGAAGATGAAGGCATTGATGTATTATGGACCTGAGGACTTGCGAGTGACAGAGGTACCAGAACCTGTACCCTTAAAAAATGAGGCTTTGATAAAGATAAAAACTTGTGGTATTTGTGGCAGTGACGTGCATGGATATTTAGGAATAACGGGCAGAAGGATAGCGCCGATGGTGATGGGGCATGAATTTTCAGGCGAAATCGTGCGTTTTGGAGAAGGTACTGTGTGCGATTACAAGATTGGCGATAGGGTAACGGTGCAGCCGGTCGACTTTTGCGGTGAATGCGAGAATTGTAAAAACGGCTATACAAATGTATGCTTGAATAAAAGGTTTTTTGGCGTTATGGATGTCAACGGTGCTTTTGAAGAGTACCTAGCTGTACCAGTGAAGCTTCTATATAAGCTACCGGATAATATCAGCTTTGATGAAGGAGCATTAATAGAGCCATTGGCTGTTGCATACTGTGGCGTAAAGAAAGCAGGTGACATTACTGGCAAAAATGTGCTGATCGCAGGCGGCGGAACTATCGGACAAATGATATTGAGCGTTGTTAAAGCAAAGAATGCGAAGAACATCATCGTTTCTGATCTAAGCGAGTTTAGGTTAGATATGGCAAAAAAGCTCGGCGCCACGCATGTAATCAATCCTAAAGATAAAAATACAGATGAGTTCCAAAGAGACATTCAAAATATTCTGGATGGTAGACTTGTGGATGTGGCCTTTGAAGCGGTTGGAATAGCTCCCACTGTTACACAGGCTCTGAGCAGCCTTAAAACGCAAGGAACGTGCATATGGGTAGGCAATAGCGCAAAGATGATAGAACTTAATATGCAGGATGTAGTGACGAAAGAGCTTAAAATATTTGGTACTTACATTTATACCCATGAGGAATTCGGCGAAACTATTGATTTCCTTTCCGAAACAAACTTAAATTTGAATACCCTTATCTCAAAAGAAATTGATTTAGAACAGGCGCCGGCAATGTTTGCAGAATTAGCTAAGACAACGGATAAGTATCTGAAGGTAGTCGTGAAGTTTTAATAAAAATGAATGGAGGATATTCTTATGGATAAACAAGAATTGATAAAAAAATTAGAGGAGCAGGCCAAGGTTTTAAGAAGAGATATCGTTGAGATTGTTGGTGTAGGCTTGCCAGGCCATATAGGTGGCTCATGTTCTTCTGCAGATATTGTGACAGCTTTATACTTCTATAAAATGCACCTAGATCCTAAAAACCCGAAGAAGGTAGACCGTGACAGATTTTTATTTAGCAAAGGTCACGCAGCTATAGTGCAATATGCGGCATTGGCGGAACTCGGCTATTTTGATAAAAGCGAATTAAAAAAATGTAAATCATTGGGTTCTATGTTGCAAGGGCATCCCGATTATAGGAAGACTCCTGGCGTTGAAGCTAATACCGGTTCACTTGGACAGGGCCTATCCATTGGCCTCGGTATGGCATTAGGTCTCAAGCTGGACAATATCGATAGGAAGGTTTATGTAATTGTAGGCGATGGCGAAATTGCAGAAGGTCAGATTTGGGAAGCCGCTATGGCGGCCTCTAACTTTAAGGCGGATAACCTCATAGCTATATTGGATAATAATGAGCTTCAGGCCACCGGCCCTATAGCCGAAAGGTTCAATACTAATCCATTAATTCCCAAATGGGAAAGTTTTGGATGGAATGTGATTGAGATAAATGGCCATGATATGGGTCAGATAATCGATGCACTGGATGAGGCTGATAATGTGAAAGGCAAACCTACTATTATCGTTGCTCATACTATAAAAGGCAAGGGCATCAGCTTTGCTGAAAATGCGGTAGAATACCATAATGGTGCCTTAACGCAGGAAGCGTACGAGAAAGCATTAACGGAATTATCATGTTAAGGAAAGGATGATTTGATATGAGTTATACGAATCAAAGGATAGCTTATGGCAACGCACTTGTTCAATTAGGCAGGGAGAATAAAAATATAGTGGCGTTGGAAGCGGATCTTGGAAAATCAACTATGTCCAATATGTTTCAGCAGGAGTTTCCCGACAGATATTTTGAGATGGGTATTGCAGAGCAGAATATGGCATCTACTGCAGCAGGTCTATCCTTAACTGGCAAAATACCATTTATACACTCATTCGCAGTATTTTCAACGGGCAGGGCGTTTGACCAAATACGCCAAACGATATCCATAGGTAGGCTAAACGTCAACATTTGCGGTTCTTCCGCCGGTTTGTCGGATTTTGGCGATGGTTCGACCCATCAGTCGGTGGAAGATATAGCGATTATGAGAGCTATACCTAATATGACCGTATTTTGCCCGGTTGATGCCAATGAAACGGGTAAAGTGGTAAGGGCTATGGCGGAAATTGACGGGCCGTGTTATATCCGAATAAACCGCAATGATTATGAAAATGTTATATCAGAAGATACGCCATTTCAGGTTGGTATGCCTACTGTATTAAAAGATGGCAGCGACATAGCAGTTTTTACAATAGGCATAATGGCGATTAAAGCGTTGGAAGCGGCAAAAGCATTAGAGGGCAAAATTTCTCTCAAGGTCATCAATGTCAGCACCATTAAGCCGTTAAATACACAGGTGATCATTGATATGGCAAAAAATTGCAAAGCCGTTATTACAGCTGAAGAACACAGTATCATAGGCGGGCTGGGCAGTGCTATAGTGCAGGCCCTTTCTAAAGAATGTAAACCCATAGAATTTATTGGTATAAACGATACTTTTGGTTGCAGTGCGCGGGGCTACGACGAATTACTAGATTATTTCGGTCTCACATCAGAGGCTATTATTCAAGCAGCACAAAGATTAAACAAATAAAAAGTATGATAAAAGGAGATGTGGTATTTATGAAAATAGGGTTTATAGGACTAGGTATTATGGGCAAACCTATGGCAAAAAACCTCTTGAAAGCAGGGCATGAGGTGGTTGGCTACGATATAGTTAAGGAGAACGTAGATAATGTGGTAGCTGCAGGTGCAAAGCCTGCTTCATCTGCTAAAGAAGTGGCCGAGCAGTGCTCGATTATTATTACCATGCTTCCTAATTCACCTCATGTAAAAGAGGTAGTCATGGGGGAAAACGGTATATTGGAAGGGGCTAAGCCAGGGACTATATTAATAGACATGAGTTCTATAGCGCCGTTGGCTTCCCAGGAGATATGTAAGGCGTGCGAGGCCAAGGGTGTCAAAATGATAGATGCACCGGTTAGCGGAGGAGAACCCAAAGCTATCGATGGCACGCTTTCCATCATGGTAGGGGGAGATAAAGCGGTATTTGAGCAGGTATATGACATACTTATGGTAATGGGCAGCAGCGCTGTACACTGTGGCGACATAGGGGCAGGCAATACTACAAAGTTGGCAAATCAAGTCATTGTGGCTTTGAATATTGCGGCTGTTTCTGAAGCCTTCATGTTGGCGACAAAGGCCGGAGTAGATCCGCAGTTGGTGTTTGATGCTATAAAAGGCGGGTTGGCTGGTTCTACCGTTATGAATGCAAAAGCACCAATGATTATGGAAGGTAACTTTGAACCCGGTTTTAAGATTGATCTTCATATCAAAGACTTAAATAATGTCTTAGAAACAGGGCATAGCGTGGGCTCTCCGCTTCCGTTGACCGCTGCAGTGATGGAAATGATGCAGACACTTCACGCCGACGGTTATGGGCAAAAGGATCACAGCGCTTTGGCAAAATATTATGAAAAGCTGGCTAATACGGAGATTAGGAAAAGATAGTTTCTACTGCTCTTGAATCTCGACGCAACGCTCAAGTATTGGCTAAATATTAGCTAATACTTGAGCGTATATTACCATGTAAGTTCTAACATTTAGTAAATTTGTAAATTTTCATATTAAATATAACGGGGAAATTGAGTATGGGAGTTAGTGGGTATCAGTTAATTATAGGTCTTGCCATAGGCATTACATTATTAATCCTTATGATTGTAAAAACGAGAATTCACACATTTTTTGCCTTGATCATATCATCTGTTGTGACAGCTGCGCTATGCGGGGTCCCGATGGATAAGATAGTAAGCATGGTTACCACTGGTTTTGGAAACACATTAGCAAGTATAGGGATTGTGGTAGGCTTGGGTATTTTAATTGGAGAGGTATTTGAAATGTCAGGTGCGGGCGAAAAAATGGCAAATACCT encodes:
- a CDS encoding ABC transporter substrate-binding protein, which translates into the protein MSKKIAMLLVVVMLMTAIMAGCGGNEQQPDATNDGQKTPDQTAEEQQSEEEPPQLDFGGRTIRYTAWWDLTPQPGSSASADRQIARRNELEKKYNCKVEYVNIPWDQYLQKFITAAMAGDSIGDLVTLDSRWFYPTAVANGYLYDLNEFADKGIFDFTEEKWNKDFLKWGTFDGKLYGYAIGRTFPRSVLFWNKSLFEREGLPNLYDLFFNHQWTWDKMLEIAKKATKDKDGDGKIDQWGLSGIDLGFGFVFSNNAESVDVSDPIHPKFVLNSPNALEGLQAWQDFIQKHKVVELNPEGAAWDYPRQSFSNGNVAMLYTQWWMVDDIKKNMKDQYGIIMFPMGPKADEYVSQYSGFTIDTIPSTVKNADQVAIFQNEMTEPYPDEDPEEWKDYYTERVYDEQSVQVIEMLQDKGLSKVDWFGSFDDVVQMSYTFMSEIQNGSKTPQVAISEVAQQAQTLLDNALKKKPEDLIKTDEAGQ
- a CDS encoding glycoside hydrolase family 5 protein — protein: MKKSIILYIIVLSLIFMTACNDGNTERSVFGMRRGINIGNALEAPNEGEWGVTVKDEYFKIIKDAGFDTVRIPIKWSAHAMADPPYTIDKAFFDRIDHLVNQSLEQKLCTIINIHHFDELVKDPEAQKERFLSIWQQIAEHYKNYPDKLYFEILNEPNGALDQYWNDYLAEAVEVIRKSNPDRILIAGPGNWNGISALENFEIPEDDKNIIVTFHYYNPFWFTHQGAEWVNPSPPVGKEWEGTDDQKQFIEDEILKAVDWAKEHNRQLFMGEFGAYSKADMESRAKWTSFVARTAEKYDIAWAYWEFCSGFGAYDPVLNQWREPLLQALVPSE
- a CDS encoding glycoside hydrolase family 9 protein, which encodes MHPHHRPSEADGIEQPIPGMLTGGPNSGRQDHDAENKTPAGMPPAKCYIDDVGGYSTNEIAIYWNLPAVLVAAYFDK
- a CDS encoding endo-1,4-beta-xylanase — its product is MRKKIHGTIIVYCMFLTLLFTGCGSVPVKSNDQAKPNKDEEETDMIEEVPSLKEVYKDYFYIGAAISVDSVSKSPDKELIAKQFNIITPENAMKFEPIHPQDGIYNFEPADKIVEFAQRNDMKVIGHTLIWHNQTPDWVFKDADGNQVDRDVLLKRMEEHIKAVVGHYKGKVYGWDVVNEAIEDTAPYGLRDSMWKKIIGDDYIEWAFKFAHEADPDAELYYNDYNTETPGKREAIYNLVKSLKGKGIRIDAVGMQSHINIYYPSVQEIEESIKKFSSLGVKVNISELDMDLYKWDEKEDRYKDGVPDDILKLQADRYGEIFALYRNYKDVIGRVTFWGYYDGGSWLNDFPIKGRTNYPLLFDREFKPKPAFWNVAKFAQ
- a CDS encoding ABC transporter ATP-binding protein; translation: MRQLKEIFSNIKYIALIASKYERLYLPLLIAVSLIQGTLPFANIIIPKYIINELTGSKRVDHLLLLVLILVGINLILRITNEYISTIYIQVADDHLQNRVGMLMGYKIMDIDYNYLENPEIYDMKEKANRINNGVIKDIVAAASSILSNVITLVGIIYIMAKLNPLIMLLILGTVTISARSNMKTQKLFYTIQNLLIPINRRLSYLFRMINDFTYGKDIRLFNLAGWLTKKCEYYWHKTVLEMKPRMVKVAHTNSIAIIVRFIQEGIVYIYLGLRVIWANMTLGDFVMYQNAVRSFTDSLSAIASAFVAIYQNNMYVRDYRNFMALENRINVDRDDTVPLPDLSKPYEIEFKDVSFKYPGQNSYALKNLSLTIKSGQKLSIVGLNGAGKTTLVKLLIRLYDQCEGVVLLNGTDIRKFNYNDYLSQFTVVFQDFNIFAFSLKENIALTESEKCDDERLISAIEKSGLDEKVRSLEKGMDSQIYKIFDEHGIELSGGEKQKLALARALYRKSSIVVLDEPTSALDPLAEYDLYKRFADLTEGRTTLYISHRMSSSKFSDAVAVIKNGTMVEYGTHEELMRRNGDYTTMFEAQAQYYI